The window ATGATGAAGCATGAAAGGTATCGAGACCATTATGCGATTTTTAATCCTCTCTCTTATGGCGATTTGGATTCTCAACCTGGTCTCCCCTCCGGCAGCTATTGCAGAGCCCTTCTCGTCTCCATTTGCCAAGCATGGCGTCTATGATCCACGCATCGCCGCCTATATGCCCCCTTTCAAGAAAAAGCTCCCTCCTCTCCACTGGCGACACGGTGCTTACCTATTCCCCTACAACTGTTCAGATAATTGCACCAAACATGAGAAAAAGAGTGCGAGGCTTCCCAAAAAAAACACTTATAAGGAACCTCTTGTTCTTAACCCGGAGATTTTCAACCCTACACCCAAAACACCACTCACCCTCGTGATCGAGGATGGCATCGTTGTGAATCGTTATCGCGGCTATGAAAAGCAGACAGACTTTGAGTAATCATTTTTAACTGAAGACCGCCTTTAGCAACCCTAACCCTATCTATTGGAACCATTATGAAAAAAACTTTTAAAATGACCCACCCAAAGATCAAAGTGCCAAGGCTTGTCGAAGCCATCAAATACGAAGTTAAAAAGTATATAAAGAGAGAACGCAGGAAGCCGCTTCCGGACAACGTAGATTTTTGGGATTTTGACTGCCGCTACGGGGCTGATGAAGCAAGCAGTGAGGTTATTCATCTGTCTGCCATTAACAAGTCTATTTCTCAGGCCGAAGCAGAACAGCTTGAGTCCTTTTACCTGGAAATTTTGGCCAAACCTGGCATTCGAAGAAAGAGACCCAAGACAGAGCAAGAAGCCAACGGGAAAGATTCTTTAGCTCAGGACAAAGAGATCGAAGAGTAAAAAACAGGGGAATGTCGAAATCGGGGACAGGTTACCAATGTTTCCCCGATCTCAGTGAAACAAGAAAAAGCCTCAATCAGTGGGTAAAAGCCCACTCATTGCACTGTCGGCGGGTCGGATCAGGCGAGCGAAAGCGGCTTCTTCGAGAGAGGCCATCTCACCGAGCGTGATCGTCTGCAAGGTGTCTAACTCGCTTTTACAGGTATTGTAGGTTGTGTTGTAGAAGGCCATACGCTTATCTTTTTCCAGCCCCATCAGAAGCAACTGCTGCGAAGCGCGCTGGATCAATTTCATCTTGTCATAAAGATCGTCAAGGTCTTTAACCGTCCAGACGCCCAGGTAAATCGGGCTGCTGACGTTCCTGACATCTCCAACAAGCTCACCACGTATCAGATCATCCTTTTTGCGCCCGAGATATGGAACGAAGTCCAGGTGTTCGGCGAGTGTGCGGTCTGTGGTGAAAAAATGGCCGTTGTCGGGATCAAGTGTAAAAATCATGGTGCGCTCTGAAGCCTGACCGTAGCTTTGGAAGAGGACATCCTTGTAATCATCAAATGGCACATTCCTCATGATGCAGGTTTCAAACTTGTTAATGCGCCTGGTAATCCCCAGCAGCCATGACCTGATTGAGCTGTTGTCGATACGGCACTTGCCCAACTCTTCCTTCAGGAAATCGAAGGAGTGGTCACCATAACGGTACAGCAAAATGCTTTGAAAAATGTCGCGGATATTGTTGTACCGGCTGAAATGGTAAATAAGGTCAAAGCTGAGCAGCTCCATTTGCCGAAGCTGCCAGATGAAGATCGTAATATCGTTCCTGCTGGTGTCTTTGGTGAGTTTGGCTTTCTGCGTAGACTTGATCAGCCTCACGTAGCGGGTGCTCAGGTCTGCCAGCAGTACCGTATCCTTGGTGGTGCTCTTCTTCAGAGCAATGGTCCAGCGCGTGAACTGACCCTCCTCGCTGGTCACCTCGATGTGGTCAGCCCCGAAGGTGTCGTAGGTTTGCAGTGTCCCGACCCCCTTACCGGCCTCGGTGCCCTTGGTTGACTTGCCGACGAACAAGGGCACCTGGTCAGATCCCTTTTGCAGCCTCTGCGCGGCGATTCCTGTGCCATTGTCGGTAATGGCCAGGGTCACGGTATCGCCACTTTGCTCGAGCAGAAATTCTATCTGCCCTCTCCTCCCCGCCGAAGTAATGGCATCCAGGGCGTTGGAGACAATATTGATCAGGGCCCTGCTGTAACTGATGTAGCTGCCACTCACCGGTTCAATCTTTGACTTGAGGACCAGCGTCACCTCACAGGAGCTGTCGACCGCTTCGATGAAGGGAATGACGCGTTCCGTGATCAGGTCCTTGAGAGAGACCTTGTGCGATAGATGGATTTTGTCTTCGTACATGTTCAGAGTGTTGAGCAGTGCGGTGGTTTCCCTGTTGATGTCCTCGGCAACCTTGTTAAAGTTGCCGACCGACAACATGGCTGTCATGTCGAAAAGCACCTTTAACGACTTTTTCACGTCGTGCCGCACCTTCGACAGTTCCTCAACAGCGGTTACATCCTGACGTTTTGCTGTCACAGCTGCGCTTCTGAGCGTCTCGGCTGT of the Deltaproteobacteria bacterium IMCC39524 genome contains:
- a CDS encoding GNAT family N-acetyltransferase; this encodes MEWKAIQSPYIKSLTPEYEKAIRQSPLLNIDSLLIPSPYVLDKTIDIDYEHSYVWDEKGELLGYLLVYATPDRKTFHIYKLVTNPFGRGKGIGSAFLRYLAHTVDPDSHIYLYVWEKLLSSIDFFITRGFSIADLVVFRKMKFHLMSVTAETLRSAAVTAKRQDVTAVEELSKVRHDVKKSLKVLFDMTAMLSVGNFNKVAEDINRETTALLNTLNMYEDKIHLSHKVSLKDLITERVIPFIEAVDSSCEVTLVLKSKIEPVSGSYISYSRALINIVSNALDAITSAGRRGQIEFLLEQSGDTVTLAITDNGTGIAAQRLQKGSDQVPLFVGKSTKGTEAGKGVGTLQTYDTFGADHIEVTSEEGQFTRWTIALKKSTTKDTVLLADLSTRYVRLIKSTQKAKLTKDTSRNDITIFIWQLRQMELLSFDLIYHFSRYNNIRDIFQSILLYRYGDHSFDFLKEELGKCRIDNSSIRSWLLGITRRINKFETCIMRNVPFDDYKDVLFQSYGQASERTMIFTLDPDNGHFFTTDRTLAEHLDFVPYLGRKKDDLIRGELVGDVRNVSSPIYLGVWTVKDLDDLYDKMKLIQRASQQLLLMGLEKDKRMAFYNTTYNTCKSELDTLQTITLGEMASLEEAAFARLIRPADSAMSGLLPTD
- a CDS encoding DUF6172 family protein — translated: MKKTFKMTHPKIKVPRLVEAIKYEVKKYIKRERRKPLPDNVDFWDFDCRYGADEASSEVIHLSAINKSISQAEAEQLESFYLEILAKPGIRRKRPKTEQEANGKDSLAQDKEIEE